From Desulfovibrio oxyclinae DSM 11498, the proteins below share one genomic window:
- a CDS encoding YihY/virulence factor BrkB family protein — MNVEIVRKTKGLRKHLTTGLWERESGDEPWLLRKIRLVMRCTYLVFHSFFKDQCIIRAAALTFTTILSFVPFLAVAFSISKGFGLQNAGFIREMLMRVTTGKVEVVDKIIGYINNTNVQTLGWVGVATLLFTVFSLIGTIEKAFNTIWRVEKGRTPWRKVADFFPVILICPIFLLVASSFNVSLQKQDVIQGLLSISAISYLEAGLLKLAPLLFILIAFAFMYAFVPFTKVRMSSALLGGLVGAVLWQSAQWVYINWQIGAAKYNAIYGSFAQFPLLLMWLYISWVIVLLGAEVSYAWQNVGTFVKQRYFGKASPVERQKIALVMLSMIVKRFESGEPLPCAEDVSDHLLAPLPLVEELGDLFIEAGLLVPVQRGDCEVYGPARRLDGIRVDEVVRIVNTDAGQRTGSSFSGHFSFVGELFSSLGNAVRESEHNLTLAECAEKMAPAMERRPPKREDVKAEDAAGEKAAEVAQ, encoded by the coding sequence CTTTTTCAAGGATCAGTGCATCATCCGCGCTGCTGCGCTGACGTTCACGACCATCCTGTCCTTCGTGCCGTTTCTGGCCGTGGCGTTTTCCATTTCCAAGGGATTCGGTTTGCAGAACGCGGGCTTTATTCGCGAAATGCTCATGCGCGTGACCACCGGCAAGGTCGAGGTGGTGGACAAGATCATCGGTTACATCAACAACACCAACGTGCAGACGCTTGGCTGGGTGGGCGTGGCGACGCTCCTGTTCACGGTTTTTTCACTCATCGGCACCATCGAGAAGGCCTTCAATACCATCTGGCGCGTCGAGAAGGGCCGTACGCCGTGGCGCAAGGTGGCGGATTTTTTCCCGGTCATTCTCATTTGCCCGATCTTCCTGCTGGTCGCCTCAAGCTTCAACGTCAGTCTGCAAAAGCAGGACGTGATTCAGGGGCTGCTTTCAATATCCGCCATCAGCTACCTAGAGGCCGGACTGCTCAAGCTGGCTCCGCTCCTGTTCATACTCATCGCCTTTGCGTTCATGTACGCCTTCGTGCCGTTTACCAAGGTCAGGATGTCCAGCGCGCTGCTCGGCGGTCTCGTGGGCGCGGTGTTGTGGCAGAGCGCACAGTGGGTCTACATCAACTGGCAGATCGGTGCGGCCAAGTACAACGCCATTTACGGCAGTTTCGCCCAGTTTCCGCTGCTGCTCATGTGGCTCTACATCAGCTGGGTTATCGTGCTGCTTGGCGCCGAGGTGAGCTACGCATGGCAGAACGTCGGGACTTTCGTGAAGCAGCGATATTTCGGCAAGGCCAGTCCTGTCGAGCGACAGAAGATTGCGTTGGTCATGCTNTCCATGATCGTGAAGCGTTTTGAGAGCGGCGAGCCGTTGCCGTGTGCCGAAGATGTTTCGGACCATCTGCTGGCTCCGTTGCCGCTGGTGGAGGAATTGGGAGACCTTTTCATCGAGGCCGGACTGCTCGTGCCCGTGCAACGCGGTGATTGCGAAGTCTATGGCCCGGCTCGACGACTCGACGGTATTCGCGTGGATGAAGTGGTGCGCATCGTGAACACCGATGCCGGGCAGCGGACGGGAAGCAGTTTTTCCGGTCACTTCAGCTTTGTCGGTGAGTTGTTCTCATCATTGGGCAACGCCGTGCGCGAAAGCGAGCACAACCTTACGCTTGCCGAGTGCGCGGAAAAAATGGCGCCCGCCATGGAGCGGCGTCCACCGAAGCGGGAAGATGTTAAGGCAGAAGATGCGGCCGGTGAGAAGGCAGCCGAAGTGGCTCAGTGA